From a single Sebastes umbrosus isolate fSebUmb1 chromosome 17, fSebUmb1.pri, whole genome shotgun sequence genomic region:
- the LOC119475526 gene encoding claudin-4-like, with protein MASLGLQILGVGLAVLGWIGNILICMLPLWKVSAFIGNNIVVAQTMWEGLWMTCVVQSTGQMQCKVYDSLLALPPDLQAARAMVVIAILFSLFGLLLSVVGGKCTTCVGDKVAKARVAISAGVFFVLSGALCLVTVSLPANTIIKDFYNPMVPDAQRRELGACLYMGWGASGLLLIGGALLCCQCPSGGDRYNGAKYSAPKSTTPGKEFV; from the coding sequence ATGGCATCTTTAGGGCTGCAGATCCTGGGCGTCGGGCTAGCGGTGCTTGGGTGGATTGGAAACATACTGATCTGCATGCTGCCCCTGTGGAAGGTGTCTGCATTCATTGGGAACAACATCGTTGTGGCTCAGACCATGTGGGAAGGACTGTGGATGACCTGCGTGGTGCAGAGCACCGGCCAGATGCAGTGCAAGGTCTACGACTCCCTGCTGGCCCTGCCTCCGGACCTCCAGGCGGCTCGGGCCATGGTGGTCATCGCCATCCTGTTCTCGCTGTTCGGCCTGCTGCTCTCTGTGGTCGGAGGCAAATGCACCACCTGCGTTGGGGACAAGGTCGCCAAAGCCAGGGTGGCCATCTCCGCGGGTGTTTTCTTCGTCCTGAGTGGGGCTCTGTGTCTGGTGACCGTGTCTCTTCCTGCTAACACCATCATAAAGGACTTCTACAACCCCATGGTTCCTGACGCCCAGAGGAGGGAGCTGGGAGCGTGTTTGTACATGGGCTGGGGAGCATCGGGACTGCTGCTGATCGGTGGCGCTCTTCTCTGCTGTCAGTGCCCGTCAGGAGGAGATCGCTATAATGGAGCGAAGTACTCCGCGCCTAAATCCACAACGCCCGGCAAGGAATTTGTCTGA
- the LOC119475521 gene encoding claudin-4-like yields MGGQGRQIGGLALVVLGVLGVCLVCGLPVWRETSFVGANIMTAQSIWDGLWLHCVLQATGQMQCKRHTTSTTMTSDIQAGRALTLISIIAGLLGFIVTLLGGGVANCSDAPPDPLQPPTTYSSRKKACLLGGALCVLAGILCLVSVSWSAAATIYIYNDPLLTAALKREVGSSIYVGWASSVLLLLGGALICFVCGEQERTPPPHYSYISTNSQYSDAASRMATLRSDDRRTNSLRMSDRQTPSSMVVHVAQVHEHNSLNKAQSGLYNQPQSTQPASEQFGRNPSNRSGTPDKGMGLFMGMNPNLVRDVPSRATTVPSEYY; encoded by the exons atgggaGGGCAGGGTAGGCAGATCGGGGGTCTGGCTCTGGTTGTGCTAGGAGTTTTAGGAGTGTGTTTGGTATGTGGACTACCAGTGTGGAGAGAGACGTCTTTTGTGGGAGCAAATATTATGACGGCACAATCG aTATGGGACGGTCTGTGGTTACACTGTGTCCTTCAGGCCACAGGTCAGATGCAGTGCAAGAGACACACAACATCCACCACTATGACCTCTGACATCCAGGCTGGACGCGCCCTCACGTTGATCTCCATCATCGCCGGCCTCCTGGGCTTCATTGTCACCCTTCTCGGCGGAGGCGTAGCCAACTGTAGCGACGCTCCACCTGATCCCTTACAGCCTCCGACCACCTACTCCTCCAGAAAAAAG GCGTGTCTGCTGGGTGGAGCTCTGTGTGTCCTAGCTGGCATCCTTTGCCTGGTTTCAGTCAGCTGGTCTGCAGCAGCAACTATCTACATCTACAATGACCCCTTGCTGACAGCGGCCCTGAAGAGAGAGGTGGGCTCCTCCATCTACGTCGGCTGGGCCTCCTCTGTGCTGCTCCTGCTCGGCGGTGCTCTGATCTGCTTCGTCTGTGGGGAGCAGGAGAGAACCCCACCTCCCCACTATTCCTACATCAGCACCAACTCTCAATACAGCGACGCTGCATCCCGCATGGCCACTCTGAGGTCTGATGACAGGAGAACAAACAGCTTGAGGATGTCTGACCGTCAGACGCCAAGCAGCATGGTAGTGCACGTGGCCCAAGTGCATGAGCACAACTCCCTGAATAAAGCTCAGAGCGGGCTCTATAATCAGCCTCAGTCGACACAACCAGCATCCGAGCAGTTTGGCCGTAATCCCTCAAACAGATCAGGGACACCAGACAAGGGGATGGGCTTATTCATGGGAATGAATCCAAATCTGGTGCGTGACGTTCCCAGCAGAGCCACAACAGTGCCCAGTGAATATTATTAG
- the LOC119475527 gene encoding claudin-like protein ZF-A89 — MASAGLQILGVFLATIGFLGDIIICALPMWKVSAFIGNNIVTAQTFWEGLWMNCVKQSTGQMQCKVYDSMLALPRDLQAARALIVISILVALMGILLSIAGGKCTNCIEDEYAKGRVAIAAGVFFIVGAILCLIPVSWSAHVVIRNFYNPIMIDAQRRELGAALFIGWGSAGLLLIGGVLLCCQCRQRKDSRYSAKYSAPRSAASAGAYV; from the coding sequence ATGGCATCTGCAGGTCTCCAGATTTTGGGCGTCTTTCTGGCAACCATCGGCTTCCTTGGCGACATCATCATCTGCGCCCTGCCCATGTGGAAGGTGTCTGCTTTCATCGGGAACAACATCGTGACGGCGCAGACCTTTTGGGAGGGCCTGTGGATGAACTGCGTGAAGCAGAGCACCGGACAGATGCAGTGCAAAGTCTACGACTCCATGCTGGCCCTCCCTCGTGATCTGCAGGCGGCCCGGGCGCTGATTGTGATCTCCATCCTGGTCGCCTTGATGGGAATCCTGCTCTCCATTGCAGGGGGGAAATGTACCAACTGCATTGAAGACGAGTACGCCAAGGGTAGGGTAGCCATCGCTGCGGGGGTGTTCTTCATCGTCGGTGCGATCCTGTGCTTGATCCCCGTGTCCTGGTCTGCTCACGTGGTCATCAGGAACTTCTACAACCCCATTATGATCGACGCACAGAGGAGGGAGCTCGGAGCGGCGCTGTTCATCGGCTGGGGATCGGCAGGACTCCTGCTGATCGGAGGAGTGCTGCTCTGCTGCCAGTGTCGGCAGCGTAAGGACAGCAGATACTCTGCCAAATACTCTGCCCCACGCTCTGCAGCAAGTGCAGGAGCCTATGTTTAA
- the LOC119475528 gene encoding claudin-4-like: protein MQTQLVGVCLAIIGFFGTILICGLPMWKVTAFIGANIVTSQVFWEGLWMNCVIQSTGQSQCKAYDSILALPQDLQASRALICVSIAVSVVAIGLTVVGARCTNFLRGDWLTKANIGLAGGLVFILAGLLCIIPVSLSAYSIITGFYNPLPTSERRGELGASIYVGWASGALLIIGGGVLGSTYRCRGREERRRVHRRQIRTVVENVR from the coding sequence ATGCAGACGCAGCTCgttggtgtgtgtttggcaaTCATCGGCTTTTTTGGCACCATCCTCATCTGCGGACTGCCCATGTGGAAGGTGACGGCCTTTATTGGGGCAAATATCGTCACATCTCAGGTCTTCTGGGAAGGTTTATGGATGAATTGTGTGATCCAGAGTACGGGTCAGTCGCAGTGTAAGGCCTACGACTCCATTCTGGCTTTACCGCAGGATCTGCAGGCGTCCAGGGCTCTGATTTGCGTCTCCATCGCTGTCAGCGTGGTGGCCATCGGGCTCACTGTGGTCGGGGCACGCTGCACCAACTTCTTACGTGGCGACTGGCTGACCAAAGCTAACATTGGCCTGGCTGGAGGGCTGGTGTTCATATTAGCAGGACTCCTGTGCATTATTCCTGTCAGCTTGTCGGCTTACAGCATCATCACGGGTTTCTACAACCCCCTGCCCACCtcggagaggaggggggagctCGGGGCCTCCATCTATGTAGGCTGGGCATCTGGAGCTCTGCTCATCATCGGTGGAGGGGTGTTGGGTAGCACCTACAGATGCAGAGGAcgagaagagagaaggagagtacACAGACGTCAAATACGTACTGTTGTTGAAAATGTGCGGTAA
- the cldnc gene encoding claudin c: protein MVSFALELVGVILSVLGWVLSVISCALPMWRVSAFIGSNIVTAQVYWEGLWMNCVFQSTGQMQCKVYDSMLALPQDLQAARALTVVSIIIGVLALLVAMVGAKCTNCIEDEGVKARVMAASGGAFITAALTQLVPVSWSAHTIVVEFYSPLVPSGQKMEIGAALYLGWAAAALLVIGGSILCCSCPPQEEKPLRYSMPPQSRIAYSAAPRSIAQSSYNRRDYV from the coding sequence ATGGTGTCTTTTGCACTCGAACTGGTCGGCGTCATTCTGTCCGTGCTCGGCTGGGTGCTGAGTGTGATCAGCTGCGCCTTGCCGATGTGGAGGGTCTCCGCCTTCATTGGCTCTAACATTGTCACAGCTCAGGTGTACTGGGAGGGCCTGTGGATGAACTGCGTGTTCCAGAGCACGGGGCAGATGCAGTGCAAGGTCTACGACTCCATGCTGGCTTTACCGCAGGACCTGCAGGCCGCCAGGGCGCTCACCGTCGTCTCCATCATCATCGGGGTGCTGGCTCTCCTCGTCGCTATGGTGGGAGCAAAGTGCACCAACTGCATCGAAGATGAAGGGGTGAAAGCCAGGGTGATGGCCGCCTCGGGCGGCGCGTTCATCACGGCAGCTTTGACCCAGCTGGTGCCTGTTTCCTGGTCAGCACACACCATCGTGGTCGAGTTCTACAGTCCACTCGTCCCCTCTGGTCAGAAGATGGAGATCGGGGCGGCGCTGTATCTGGGCTGGGCCGCCGCGGCCCTGCTGGTGATTGGAGGGTCCATCCTTTGCTGCAGTTGCCCTCCACAGGAAGAGAAACCATTGAGGTACAGCATGCCCCCTCAGAGCCGTATAGCATACTCCGCCGCACCGAGGTCAATCGCTCAAAGCTCCTACAACAGGAGGGACTACGTGTGA
- the LOC119475523 gene encoding claudin-4-like, translated as MVSTGLQILGAALGILGWIGAIIVCALPMWKVSAFIGSNIVTSQTTWEGIWMNCVHQSTGQMQCKVYDSMLALSSDIQAARALTIISIVVGILAILLALAGGQCTNCVEDKTSKTKVAIAAGVMFILAGILCLVPVCWAASTIIRDFYNPLLVSGQKRELGAALYIGWGAAALMLIGGGMLCFNCPPKDEDSYTARYKAARSDASAPVSGKDYV; from the coding sequence ATGGTGTCTACTGGGCTACAAATCCTGGGCGCAGCTCTGGGGATCCTGGGCTGGATTGGCGCCATCATCGTGTGTGCCCTTCCCATGTGGAAGGTCAGTGCTTTCATCGGCAGCAACATTGTGACCTCGCAGACCACATGGGAAGGCATTTGGATGAACTGCGTGCACCAGAGCACGGGCCAGATGCAGTGTAAGGTCTACGACTCCATGCTGGCCCTCAGCTCTGACATCCAGGCCGCCCGGGCCCTGACCATCATCTCCATCGTGGTGGGCATCCTGGCTATCCTGCTCGCCCTAGCCGGGGGACAGTGCACCAACTGTGTCGAGGATAAGACGTCCAAGACCAAGGTGGCCATTGCAGCTGGAGTTATGTTCATCTTGGCCGGGATCCTCTGCCTCGTCCCCGTCTGCTGGGCGGCCAGCACCATCATCCGAGACTTCTACAACCCGCTGTTGGTCAGCGGCCAGAAGAGAGAGTTGGGCGCTGCACTCTACATCGGTTGGGGGGCGGCCGCCTTGATGCTCATCGGAGGAGGGATGCTCTGCTTTAACTGCCCCCCTAAAGATGAAGATTCCTACACTGCGAGGTACAAAGCTGCCAGATCTGATGCCTCAGCACCAGTCTCCGGGAAAGACTACGTCTGA
- the LOC119475524 gene encoding claudin-4-like: MASQGIQIMGVLLAFIGWLGTIITCAMPMWRVTAFVGANIVTAQVIWEGLWMTCVVQSTGQMQCKVYDSMLALPQDLQAARAMVVISVIVGVFGVLMAVVGGKCTNCMEEEVAKAKACIVSGVVFIISALLIMIPVSWSAHAVIRDFYNPMVIAAQRRELGAALYIGWGSAGLLLLGGGLLCNNCPPKEKRHPYIPAKFVPARTASSNMNYV; encoded by the coding sequence ATGGCTTCTCAAGGCATCCAGATCATGGGCGTGCTGCTGGCCTTCATCGGCTGGCTGGGAACCATCATCACCTGCGCTATGCCCATGTGGAGGGTCACCGCTTTCGTCGGGGCGAACATCGTCACCGCCCAGGTGATCTGGGAGGGCCTGTGGATGACCTGCGTTGTCCAGAGCACGGGCCAGATGCAGTGCAAGGTGTACGATTCCATGCTGGCTCTGCCTCAAGACCTGCAGGCCGCAAGGGCCATGGTGGTCATCTCTGTGATTGTCGGGGTGTTCGGCGTCCTCATGGCCGTGGTTGGAGGAAAGTGCACCAACTGCATGGAGGAAGAAGTGGCCAAAGCCAAAGCCTGCATTGTGTCCGGAGTGGTCTTCATAATATCCGCCTTGCTGATCATGATCCCGGTGTCGTGGTCGGCTCACGCAGTGATCAGGGACTTTTATAACCCCATGGTGATTGCGGCTCAGAGGAGGGAGCTCGGGGCTGCTCTTTATATCGGCTGGGGCTCCGCTGGGCTGCTGTTGCTGGGAGGAGGCCTGCTCTGCAACAACTGCCCCCCAAAGGAGAAAAGACACCCCTACATACCGGCCAAGTTCGTCCCGGCAAGAACCGCATCTTCAAACATGAACTATGTGTGA